The following are encoded in a window of Palaemon carinicauda isolate YSFRI2023 chromosome 31, ASM3689809v2, whole genome shotgun sequence genomic DNA:
- the LOC137625004 gene encoding uncharacterized protein, which translates to MWLLRFLIVVSLSTLLAAQFPVYPQPTSTSTFSCTSGQPSVLYIESNIYGNFFMAVGKIINDTSVTSTMTTNQECMCRIHCLKNPRCMAVSSEFNGNGFLCKFASLGPLETTIDDISDRNATYIFRHASLEGKTWGFRKDQLYYFELPNIMTFLKAKEACKRIPGFRLVIIRSLEVMKSLHSPHRAYYLDLHKKTGGKLVWGDSTPFTNPENIEIRYAEPFTSLSTEPFGRPIFYFYTTFLQDQSLVFPERVICQANPSGVDW; encoded by the exons ATGTGGCTACTTCGCTTTCTCATTGTGGTATCTTTAAGCACTCTCCTAGCTGCACAGTTCCCTGTGTATCCCCAGCCAACCTCAACCTCAACCTTTTCCTGCACTTCAGGCCAACCTTCCGTCCTGTACATAGAGAGTAATATATATGGCAACTTCTTTATGGCTGTTGGGAAGATAATAAATGACACCAGCGTGACCTCGACGATGACTACTAATCAGGAAT GTATGTGTCGCATCCACTGCCTTAAAAATCCAAGATGCATGGCGGTATCATCAGAATTCAACGGCAATGGCTTCCTGTGTAAGTTTGCCAGTCTTGGACCTCTGGAGACTACTATAGATGACATCAGCGATagaaacgcaacatacatcttCCGTCACG cttCACTCGAGGGAAAGACCTGGGGATTCAGGAAGGACCAACTCTACTATTTCGAATTACCAAACATTATGACGTTCCTTAAAGCAAAGGAAGCATGTAAGAGGATTCCTGGATTTCGCCTTGTCATTATCAGATCTCTGGAAGTCATGAAGTCTTTACATT CTCCTCATCGTGCTTACTACCTGGACTTACACAAGAAAACTGGCGGCAAGCTCGTCTGGGGTGACTCTACACCTTTCACCAATCCAGAAAACATAGAAATTCGCTACGCAGAACCATTTACATCCCTTTCTACTGAACCGTTTGGTCGCCCAATTTTTTACTTTTACACGACCTTTCTGCAGGACCAGTCTCTTGTATTCCCCGAGCGAGTAATATGTCAAGCTAATCCGTCTGGAGTTGATTGGTAA